In Paraburkholderia phenazinium, the following are encoded in one genomic region:
- a CDS encoding coniferyl aldehyde dehydrogenase: MKNDLPEIAALEALLREQRQAYLRAPYPSWETRAAHLKALSAMLRDNRDALADAMNADFGNRAKEEILLAEFLVLKGEIDGALRHGKRWMKSERRSTNKWLLPARAKVIPQPLGVVGIIVPWNYPILLAGGPLVSALTAGNRAIIKMSELTPRTSALFEQLIAQTFSRDHVTVVNGDAALAAAFSAQPFDHLLFTGSTKVGHEVMRAAAEHLTPVTLELGGKSPAIVGPHARFDNAVDNLVAGKTLNAGQTCIAPDYVLVPRGKEQAFIERARARMTAMYPDFARNRDYTSIISERHFARLQRLVDEAQAAGAQLHPLADGGADAATRRFPLIAVTNAADETALMQEEIFGPLLPIVPYDTLDDAIAWINARPRPLALYLYDDDAATIRRVEQETISGGMAVNETLMHLACESLPFGGVGASGMGAYHGYEGFATFSKMKPVLTQARWNARGLISPPYGKRVNALLKLMLRF, encoded by the coding sequence ATGAAGAACGATCTGCCGGAGATTGCCGCGCTCGAAGCGCTGCTGCGCGAACAACGCCAGGCGTATCTGCGCGCGCCGTATCCGTCATGGGAGACCCGCGCCGCGCATCTGAAGGCCTTGAGCGCGATGCTGCGCGACAACCGCGACGCGCTCGCCGACGCCATGAACGCGGACTTCGGCAACCGCGCCAAGGAAGAAATCCTGCTCGCGGAATTCCTCGTCCTGAAAGGGGAAATCGACGGCGCGCTCAGGCACGGCAAGCGCTGGATGAAATCCGAGCGGCGCAGCACCAACAAGTGGCTGTTGCCGGCGCGCGCCAAGGTGATCCCGCAACCGCTCGGCGTGGTCGGCATCATCGTGCCGTGGAACTATCCGATCCTGCTCGCCGGCGGTCCGCTGGTGAGCGCCCTCACGGCCGGCAACCGCGCCATCATCAAGATGTCGGAACTGACGCCGCGCACCTCGGCGCTGTTCGAACAACTGATCGCGCAGACTTTCTCGCGCGACCACGTCACCGTGGTCAACGGCGACGCCGCGCTCGCCGCCGCCTTCAGCGCGCAGCCGTTCGATCATCTGCTGTTCACCGGCTCGACCAAGGTGGGCCATGAAGTGATGCGCGCGGCCGCCGAGCATCTGACGCCCGTCACGCTCGAGCTGGGCGGCAAATCGCCCGCCATCGTCGGCCCGCATGCGCGCTTCGACAACGCGGTGGACAACCTCGTCGCCGGCAAAACGCTGAACGCCGGGCAAACCTGCATCGCGCCCGATTACGTGCTGGTGCCGCGCGGCAAGGAGCAGGCCTTCATCGAACGGGCCCGCGCGCGCATGACGGCGATGTATCCGGATTTCGCGCGCAATCGCGACTACACGTCGATCATTTCCGAGCGTCATTTCGCGCGGCTGCAGCGCCTCGTCGACGAGGCGCAAGCGGCCGGCGCGCAACTCCATCCGCTCGCCGACGGCGGCGCCGATGCCGCGACGCGGCGCTTTCCGCTGATCGCCGTGACCAACGCGGCCGACGAGACCGCGCTCATGCAGGAGGAGATTTTCGGGCCGCTGCTGCCGATCGTACCGTACGACACGCTCGACGACGCCATCGCATGGATCAACGCCCGGCCGCGTCCGCTCGCCCTGTATCTGTACGACGACGATGCGGCGACCATCCGGCGTGTCGAGCAGGAGACCATCTCGGGCGGCATGGCGGTCAACGAAACGCTGATGCATCTGGCTTGCGAGAGCCTGCCGTTCGGCGGCGTCGGCGCCAGCGGGATGGGCGCGTATCACGGCTATGAAGGCTTCGCGACCTTCTCGAAGATGAAGCCGGTACTCACCCAGGCGCGCTGGAACGCGCGGGGGCTGATCTCGCCGCCGTATGGCAAGCGCGTCAACGCGCTGCTCAAACTGATGCTGCGGTTCTAG
- a CDS encoding isovaleryl-CoA dehydrogenase, producing the protein MERHGPGTTHDVTNQVPPLANYNLFASDAALAAALERDGAAWHREALLRHGAALTTPETLALADLANRHTPELFTYSPRGERIDALEFHPAWHSLLSLLRREGLHALPFSDPQRGAMAARCAGYFLHAQLESGSLCPLTMTFASIPVLQREPALFETLRDKLYAREHDPRDLPLAQKTSAMIGMGMTEKQGGSDVRSNQTRAYATGSAGGGRGGEYRLVGHKWFFSAPQCDAHLVLARTGDHEGLSCFFVPRFAPDGSKNAVQIQRLKDKLGNRSNASSEVEFLDAFGILIGEEGRGVPTIIEMANYTRLDCVIGSAALMRAALVQAIHHARHRSAFGRHLAEQPLMRNVLADLALESEAATVLFMRLARAFEDAASAPEERAWRRIVTPAAKYWVCKRTLEFTGEAMEVWGGNGYVEEGPMARFYREAPVNSIWEGSGNVMCLDVLRAMEREADAAQALFAAWRADAQGHPALTAALERLAATLKAAPETREASARRIAQQIVLTAQATLLVRYAPTAVADAFIATRLADGCGESGRVYGTLPATFDHAAIIERAFPA; encoded by the coding sequence ATGGAACGGCATGGCCCCGGAACAACCCACGACGTCACCAATCAGGTTCCGCCACTGGCGAATTACAACCTGTTTGCCAGCGATGCCGCCCTCGCCGCCGCCCTCGAGCGCGACGGCGCCGCGTGGCATCGCGAGGCGCTGCTGCGCCACGGCGCGGCGCTGACCACACCGGAGACGCTCGCGCTCGCCGATCTGGCGAACCGCCATACCCCGGAACTGTTCACGTACAGCCCGCGCGGCGAGCGCATCGACGCACTGGAATTTCATCCGGCCTGGCACAGTCTGCTGTCCTTGCTGCGGCGCGAAGGACTGCACGCGTTGCCGTTCTCCGATCCGCAACGCGGCGCGATGGCCGCGCGCTGTGCCGGCTACTTCCTGCACGCGCAACTCGAGTCCGGTTCGCTGTGCCCGCTCACCATGACCTTCGCCAGCATTCCGGTGCTGCAGCGCGAACCCGCGCTGTTCGAGACGCTGCGCGACAAGCTCTACGCACGCGAACACGATCCGCGCGACCTGCCGCTCGCGCAAAAAACCTCGGCGATGATCGGCATGGGCATGACCGAGAAACAGGGCGGCTCGGACGTACGCAGCAATCAGACCCGCGCTTACGCCACGGGAAGCGCCGGCGGCGGGCGCGGCGGCGAGTACCGGCTGGTCGGCCACAAGTGGTTCTTTTCCGCGCCGCAATGCGACGCCCATCTGGTGCTCGCCCGCACCGGCGATCACGAGGGCCTGTCCTGTTTCTTCGTGCCGCGTTTCGCACCGGACGGCAGCAAGAACGCCGTGCAGATCCAGCGTCTGAAAGACAAGCTCGGCAATCGCTCGAACGCGAGCAGCGAAGTCGAATTTCTCGACGCGTTCGGCATCCTGATCGGCGAGGAAGGACGGGGCGTGCCGACCATCATCGAAATGGCCAACTACACGCGGCTCGATTGCGTGATCGGCAGCGCCGCCTTGATGCGTGCCGCGCTCGTGCAGGCGATCCACCATGCGCGGCATCGCAGCGCGTTCGGCCGGCATCTGGCCGAGCAGCCGCTGATGCGCAACGTGCTGGCCGACCTCGCGCTGGAATCCGAAGCGGCGACCGTGTTGTTCATGCGCCTTGCCCGGGCGTTCGAAGATGCCGCGAGCGCACCCGAAGAACGCGCCTGGCGACGCATCGTCACGCCGGCCGCGAAGTACTGGGTATGCAAGCGGACACTCGAATTCACCGGCGAAGCGATGGAGGTATGGGGCGGCAACGGCTACGTCGAAGAAGGGCCGATGGCGCGCTTTTATCGCGAGGCGCCGGTCAATTCGATCTGGGAAGGCTCGGGCAACGTGATGTGCCTCGACGTGTTGCGCGCCATGGAACGCGAAGCCGATGCCGCGCAGGCGCTGTTCGCCGCGTGGCGTGCGGATGCGCAGGGGCATCCCGCGCTAACGGCCGCGCTCGAGCGCCTCGCCGCGACGCTCAAGGCGGCGCCGGAAACCCGCGAAGCGTCCGCGCGGCGGATCGCGCAGCAGATCGTGCTGACTGCTCAGGCGACGCTGCTCGTGCGCTACGCGCCGACGGCGGTGGCCGATGCGTTCATCGCGACGCGCCTCGCCGACGGCTGCGGCGAGAGCGGGCGCGTGTACGGCACGCTGCCGGCCACGTTCGATCACGCGGCGATTATCGAGCGGGCCTTTCCGGCTTGA
- a CDS encoding GMC family oxidoreductase, whose protein sequence is MQYDYIIVGAGSGGCSLAGRLADACPDATIALIEAGPHTERNLFVNMPVGVAVVVPNKLKTNYGYETTPQPALAGRRGYQPRGRGFGGSSAINAMVYTRGHPLDYDEWAQLGCQGWAWSDVLPYFRRAEGNERGADAWHGGDGPLTVSDLRFRNPFSQRFVQAALEAGHRANADFNGEDQEGVGFYQVTQRDGRRCSVAKAYIYGHNRPNLHTLADATVLRVTFDGKRASGVEIVRRGRTETLEARAEVVLAAGAFNTPQLLMCSGIGPAAHLQSFGVPVIHDAPQVGQNLIDHIDFTINKRVASIEPTGFSLRGIARMAPQFATFMRHGTGMLSSNVAEAGGFLKSRPTLDRPDLQLHFCAALVDDHNRHMHWGHGYSLHVCVLRPHSRGTVTLASADMRQAPVIDPRFLSDSRDLDLLLEGAHIARRILDAPSLAVCGGKELYTHAGQSREALRETIAQHADTIYHPVATCRMGSDPASVVDPQLRVRGVTGLRIVDASVMPTLIGGNTNAPTVMIGERAAEFIAATRRAGASAQVGAAVGAHA, encoded by the coding sequence ATGCAATACGACTACATCATCGTAGGTGCGGGATCCGGCGGCTGTTCGCTGGCGGGCCGTCTCGCGGACGCCTGTCCCGACGCCACGATCGCGCTAATCGAAGCCGGGCCGCACACGGAGCGCAATCTGTTCGTCAACATGCCGGTCGGCGTGGCGGTGGTCGTGCCGAACAAACTCAAGACGAATTACGGCTACGAGACCACGCCGCAGCCGGCGCTGGCGGGCCGGCGCGGTTATCAGCCGCGCGGACGCGGCTTCGGCGGCTCCAGCGCGATCAATGCGATGGTCTACACGCGCGGCCATCCGCTCGATTACGACGAGTGGGCGCAACTCGGCTGCCAGGGCTGGGCCTGGTCGGACGTCCTGCCGTATTTTCGCCGTGCCGAAGGCAACGAACGCGGCGCGGATGCGTGGCACGGCGGCGACGGTCCACTGACCGTCAGCGATCTGCGCTTTCGCAATCCGTTCTCGCAGCGTTTTGTGCAGGCGGCGCTCGAAGCGGGCCACCGCGCCAACGCCGATTTCAACGGTGAGGACCAGGAAGGGGTCGGTTTCTATCAGGTCACGCAGCGCGACGGACGGCGTTGCAGCGTCGCGAAGGCGTATATCTACGGCCACAACCGCCCCAATCTTCACACCCTGGCCGACGCCACGGTGCTGCGCGTGACCTTCGACGGCAAGCGCGCGAGCGGCGTCGAGATCGTGCGCCGCGGCCGTACCGAAACGCTCGAAGCGCGTGCCGAGGTGGTGCTCGCGGCGGGCGCATTCAATACGCCGCAGTTGCTGATGTGCTCGGGCATCGGACCGGCCGCGCACCTGCAATCGTTCGGCGTGCCGGTGATTCACGACGCGCCGCAGGTCGGCCAGAACCTGATCGACCATATCGATTTCACGATCAACAAGCGGGTGGCGTCGATCGAGCCGACCGGTTTTTCGCTGCGCGGTATTGCGCGGATGGCGCCGCAATTCGCCACCTTCATGCGCCACGGCACCGGCATGCTGTCGAGCAACGTCGCGGAGGCGGGCGGCTTCCTGAAGAGCCGGCCCACGCTCGACCGGCCGGATCTGCAATTGCACTTCTGCGCGGCCCTCGTCGACGATCACAACCGCCACATGCATTGGGGGCACGGCTATTCGCTGCATGTCTGCGTGCTGCGGCCGCATAGCCGCGGCACGGTGACGCTCGCCAGCGCGGACATGCGGCAAGCGCCGGTGATCGATCCACGTTTCCTGAGCGATTCGCGCGATCTGGACCTGCTGCTGGAGGGCGCGCATATCGCCCGGCGGATTCTCGATGCGCCTTCGCTGGCAGTGTGCGGCGGCAAGGAGTTGTACACGCATGCGGGCCAGAGCCGCGAGGCGTTGCGCGAGACCATTGCGCAGCATGCCGACACGATCTATCACCCGGTCGCGACCTGCCGGATGGGCAGCGATCCTGCCTCGGTGGTCGATCCGCAGTTGCGGGTGCGCGGCGTGACGGGGCTGCGGATCGTCGATGCCTCCGTGATGCCGACGCTGATCGGCGGCAACACGAATGCGCCGACCGTGATGATCGGCGAGCGGGCAGCGGAGTTCATCGCCGCGACGCGCCGCGCGGGAGCGTCGGCGCAGGTGGGGGCGGCGGTGGGGGCGCATGCGTGA